ACAGTCTGGCCGCGGTGAATGTGGCAGGTGTACTGGCCTTCGTTGAACTCGTTGGCGATGATGCTGAGGTTCTGCTTCTTCAGAGTGAGGTACCCGGGCACCGAGGCAGCCAGCAGCTCCCCGTCCTTGTACCAGCTGGAGAAGGAAGAGGACAGGAGAGCCACTCTTACAGTAGGAAGCGATGCTTGGTGTTTCAGGCATTTACATAAGGAATACTCAAGCAGAAGGAATTGTTCATTACTCCAGAGGTTACCAGGTGCTGCTGCTTGATTGTTTAATTAATGCAATGCTTCACTCTACGGAATCGCTCCCAGCTCTCTCTCCCTTTGCAGCCCTGTTGCATGGAGAGCGTTACCTGACTTTGGGGGTGCAGTGAGGTGCGGGGTTGCTTGGGGAGCGTTACCTGACTTTGGGGGTGCAGTGAGGTGCGGGGTTGCTTGGGGAGCGTTACCTGACTTTGGGGGTGCAGTGAGGTGCGGGGTTGCTTGGGGAGCGTTACCTGACTTTGGGGGTGTAGCGAGGTGGGGGGGTTGCTTGGGGAGCATTACCTGACTTTGGGGGTGCAGTGAGGTGCGGGGTTGCTTGGGGAGCGTTACCTGACTTTGGGGGTGTAGCGAGGGGGGCGGTTGCCGCAGCGGAAGGTGACGATCTGTCCATGGGGCACTAACATGGTCTTCACATTGGAGTGGGGGGTCGCTGTGGTGGGTTCCAGTTCAGGAGGCTCTGAGGAGAGAAAACAAATAATCggatcaataaataaacaaacaaggacaGAACTGTGACTGATCATGCAAACTAAAGAGCATTCAGGTCCCGAAAACAGATCTGCTCAAATCATCAACCCCTTCTCGCTAGCTTTAACTCTGCCTGCTACTTGAACCCTGCTCTGTTGATCCACTCACCGAAGCACATGTCACAGATCCTGGGGCAGTGTTTCTTCATGAAGGCTCGGCGCCTCTCACAGAAGCCAACTCGCGCCCAGGGGTCACACAGCCGCTTCTTATCCACACAGcctgggagggagagggggagagacttCAGCACTGGTATGTggagcgggcagtgctgtgtgatgcactgctgtccTGTCTCCTGTCGGGGATATGAGATGAGTTTAAAAGTTCTAAAACCACGGGTCAGCCCGGCTCTCTTGGGTTGTGGTCGAGTCGCTCGTGTGCGGTGCGTGAGGTCGCCAGTCTGAGCTTACACATGCAGTGAAGAAAGTGGGGTGTATATTTGAGCATTTAACCAGCAGGGGTCACTACTGCAGCGGTTCGaatgtgtttgcttgtttctgTTACAGCTGCGCTTCCTCTTCATTTGTATATTTAGGAATATAACAATACCAGGAATGTGCAAAAACGTTTGTATCTTTAACACGTCATAACATTCTAGCCTCAGAAAAGAGAGTGGAGAGCGGCAGTGCGCTTCCTCGGTTCTGAAATCATTAGAACGCTTCTGTGCCTCTGCACAAGATCACTCAGAGTCTGCTGTCCTGGATGACTCAGTGCTAGCTCTCTCCCGCCTCCACCCCATCCTGCCCCTCTGGTGTACCATAGAGCCGCTGGATGCCCCAGATGTCATCCTGGCTGATGCGCCGCTGACCCGTGTAGGTGGCGTTGGGGTGCATGAGGGCCTGCTGGTTGCGGGAGTGCCACAGCCCCAGCGCGTGGCCGATCTCGTGGGCAGCCACCTGGACCAGATCGTTCAGCCAGACCCCTGCGccagagagacacacaaacaaacaaacaggataaACCAACACAGCAGCTGCAGAACCGCGGCGCACACAGTACACAGCGCAGGTAACCCCTCTCTGAACTGCTGCGGGTCTCAATGCTCTATACCCACCACCCTCTCTGAGAGTGGTAGATGCCAGCCTCCTTACCATCCCATCTGATAGGCCGGAGCCGGGGGAGGCAGGCATGCCATTCCGTGCCCGTGAATTCCTCTCAGTAAACACTCCTGTTCAGACTGGTCTGTTATCTGCAGGCTATTCTTCAATCAGACAGCAGCATGCTgtatgttctttttctttttcttttttttttttaactggaaggcattataaaaaatatgaatagaGTGCTGAATAAAGAATCTGAGCACAGCGGAATGTCATTTTCACTCATTTCTCTCTAACAGGAAGAATCTTGACAGCAGGGAGTGGGAGTCAGTAGGCTGGTCACTGTGGCTCACTGAGATGAAACCAAACCCAGCAAGCAGTCTGGAGCATGGCCATCTTAAAACTCTGGACTGAAATCTGCTCCAGCATCTGCTCAATGGGTGGTCAGTGAAACTGGACAGGAGTTGGCTATGGACCCGACACAGACACAACGGCATCCAGGACTGCATTCCAGATACAGCCCTCAGTCTGGGTCAAAAGAAGGAACCTCACTATCGGACCTGGACCTTGCCCCCTGGTCAATGCCCCCTGGTCGTTACCCCCTGGTCGTTGCCCCCTGGTCCTTGCCCTCTGGTCCTTACCCTCTGGTCTGTGCCCCCTGGTTCTTGCCCCCTTGCCTGGCTCAGCCCGGCCGCTCTACCTTGCTTCCAGCTGAAGCGGGACTTGCCCAGGATCCAGAACTCGTGGTTGTCGAAGTGGATCTCCCCACGGGGGGGCAGGAAGGCGTGGGCCAGCTCCCCGTTGAGCCCGTCGAAGCAGGGGTGCAGCGGAGAGAACCAGCAGTCTGTGTGGTTGAAGGTGTAGAACCCTGCCCGAGAAAACAAGCAGCTCCTTACAGAACCACTGGGGTGTCCTGCTTCTATATACAACTTATCCTTATAAAAGACATTCTGCActcttcccatggttatacaatacatttaccaGAGTTTACTGTGTGTCGCcatgtttttcaatatgctttaccatacctctctgtgctttacctatgctttatcacacgttgctgtgctttcactataGTAAACTCGTTCACACCTATGTCGATGTCGGTCTGGCGCTCTGGAGGAAGCTCCGTGAATCCCAGCGGAGACACGTCACTCCACATTCGGAACGCGATGCCGATGGCTTTCCGAGTGTCGTCCTTGTTCAAGGTGTTGGGAAACTTGGAGAtcctggaaaaataaataaacaaacgcaCACAAGTGGGATTTAGGGGTGGAACAGAACGAAAGTGACCTGTTGTTAATGGAAAACACTGAAGCCAAGCAAATTTGATTGAACATTAACATCAAGAGAAGATGAGGATGTGCTTCTAAAGTTTAATTTCACATGCAATTCCAGTAACAAATTGTGTAATGATGTTAATTAATAAACAGCTGCAAACAGATGGATTTACAAACACTGGTGACACTGCAAGACCAGCGCTGCCATTCACAGCTGTCTGCTTCCTGCATGTAAATCCTGCTGCTGGTCCAAAGCAGTGGAAAGCAGATCAGGTTTTTACTCTGTCTGCTCAGTTTCTAAACTGATTTCAGATTGGTGGGCCTGCATTACATTGAAAAGCTGCAGAACAAAGAGGAGAAAACTGTGGAGTTCATTAAACTCAACTCTCTCAAAGGACCAGGTGTGGATGTATTCAGGATATCACAGTGAAGTGTGTTTCAGAGCGAATCTGCTCTCCAGACACACTTCCACATCGGCACACAGGATACTAGGCTGGCAGCTATGAGACGCGGCTCTGGCTCACTTTCGGCTCTCCAGACACACTTCCACATCGGCACACAGGATACTAGGCTGGCAGCTATGAGACGCGGCTCTGGCTCACTTTCGGCTCTCCAGACACACTTCCACATCGGCACACAGGATACTAGGCTGGCAGCTATGAGACGCGGCTCTGGCTCACTTTCGGCTCTCCAGACACACTTCCACATCGGCACACAGGATACTAGGCTGGCAGCTATGAGA
The sequence above is drawn from the Acipenser ruthenus chromosome 12, fAciRut3.2 maternal haplotype, whole genome shotgun sequence genome and encodes:
- the mmp23bb gene encoding matrix metallopeptidase 23bb translates to MPVPSGSAVTAPLQLQNTALSQEVAQAGGSSFGYARFAVVVMLVFLSFGGSESFSTWRHEWETGAAPLRRSCGIPRLADGFSLGGASRQKRYTINPMEHKWDHFNITYKISKFPNTLNKDDTRKAIGIAFRMWSDVSPLGFTELPPERQTDIDIGFYTFNHTDCWFSPLHPCFDGLNGELAHAFLPPRGEIHFDNHEFWILGKSRFSWKQGVWLNDLVQVAAHEIGHALGLWHSRNQQALMHPNATYTGQRRISQDDIWGIQRLYGCVDKKRLCDPWARVGFCERRRAFMKKHCPRICDMCFEPPELEPTTATPHSNVKTMLVPHGQIVTFRCGNRPPRYTPKVSWYKDGELLAASVPGYLTLKKQNLSIIANEFNEGQYTCHIHRGQTVVKANSWLIKIKQEHDGNS